The sequence GCCATTAAGGCCGAAGAAAGAAATCCAAGGAATCTTTCCATGATAATGGACGAGATCACATCAATCCCAGTTTTTGTATTCTTGGAAAGTTCGTAAGCGCGAACGGCATCCCCCCCCCAGGGAGGTCGGCAATATATTCCCTAAAAAGGTTCCTTTGAAATAGACCATAATGAGTTTATTAAAAGAGCAGGGAATTTCCTTGACCTTAAGTAGAATTTTCCATTTGTAGGCCATGATCAGGCGATCGAAAAAATTCAATACGAAATATCCGATCAAATAAGGCCAGGCCAAATTCTTCATAAGGAGGGCCAATTCCTTCTGATTGATAAAGCGGAGCAGGAATAAAAGGAGGAGGAGACTGATCAGGAGCTTCCAGAAATAGGATTTCAGGTTGGATTTCATAAAAAGTTCGTGTGGGTCCGTGGCTAAAATTATCTATCTGATACTCGGGTTGCGGGTTGCGAGTTACGAATTGTTAGAGAAAAGATTAAGCTTTCTTAATACTACAGCGTATTTTTTACTAACGCGTCCCCTTAACCGTCATTCCGGCAAGCTTTAAGCC is a genomic window of Deltaproteobacteria bacterium containing:
- a CDS encoding flippase-like domain-containing protein, translating into MKSNLKSYFWKLLISLLLLLFLLRFINQKELALLMKNLAWPYLIGYFVLNFFDRLIMAYKWKILLKVKEIPCSFNKLIMVYFKGTFLGNILPTSLGGGCRSRLRTFQEYKNWD